One window of Candidatus Bathyarchaeota archaeon genomic DNA carries:
- a CDS encoding FprA family A-type flavoprotein, with product MPKILIVYYSHTENTEKMAKAIAEGARTVQEVEVELKRYESPWSLVNFDAVLIGAPTYHHNMTSNTKNFLEQVAFHKVNLKDKIGAAFGSYGWSGEAPRLVLEIMENKFEMAVLKPPLLIKYTPDEKGLEECRKLGKNIAEQILKSS from the coding sequence ATGCCCAAAATTCTAATTGTCTATTATAGCCACACTGAAAACACTGAGAAGATGGCTAAAGCCATAGCAGAAGGAGCTAGAACGGTTCAAGAAGTCGAAGTAGAATTGAAACGTTACGAATCACCTTGGAGCTTAGTTAATTTCGATGCAGTATTGATTGGAGCCCCAACCTATCACCATAACATGACTAGTAACACTAAGAATTTTCTCGAGCAAGTCGCTTTTCACAAAGTCAACTTAAAGGACAAGATTGGAGCAGCGTTTGGATCCTATGGCTGGAGCGGCGAAGCACCAAGATTGGTTCTTGAAATAATGGAAAACAAATTTGAAATGGCAGTCCTAAAACCCCCATTACTTATCAAGTATACGCCTGATGAAAAGGGTTTAGAAGAATGCCGCAAGTTAGGAAAGAATATTGCTGAACAAATCCTAAAATCCTCCTAA
- a CDS encoding radical SAM protein, whose amino-acid sequence MNLPIKQIKYKFLECVNTCRFVNMFITSACSCRCKMCLFWRMKKSFMDMKIFEKAVDIFSSMGFYNWSLTGGEPLLHPNYFDFVTYLKKKGYNVNSPTNGTLLTEKTVKKMKDVGIDSVNVSIDSLNPEIADNVRNHKGQLKKALRGLKLLEKYKIPRSTIIILAKHNIHEYCEMIKKFDEEFNTPSTLCFPDPGLGPLEEIWFTKQELVKVIDELLELKKEGYRLLNAKEYLLEVKRAYLGLDRRISCQAGNYMINIYWNGKVKPCFNKKPMGNVNDSTPINLINQNCELCLNQCFIEFSFISKLMKEKRFFRVYTEWDNVFKQFFRNFIEG is encoded by the coding sequence ATGAATCTTCCAATTAAACAAATTAAATATAAATTTCTTGAATGTGTCAATACGTGTCGTTTTGTAAATATGTTTATTACAAGCGCGTGTAGTTGCCGTTGTAAAATGTGTCTCTTTTGGCGTATGAAAAAAAGTTTTATGGACATGAAAATTTTTGAGAAAGCCGTAGACATCTTCAGTTCCATGGGCTTTTATAATTGGAGTTTAACTGGTGGTGAGCCCTTACTCCACCCAAATTATTTTGATTTTGTAACTTATCTAAAGAAAAAAGGTTATAATGTAAATTCACCAACAAATGGAACCTTGCTCACGGAAAAGACAGTAAAGAAAATGAAAGACGTTGGTATAGATTCAGTCAATGTTTCAATAGATTCGTTGAACCCAGAAATCGCGGATAACGTGCGTAATCATAAAGGTCAGTTAAAGAAGGCGTTAAGAGGTCTAAAATTATTAGAAAAGTACAAGATTCCTAGATCGACGATTATTATCCTTGCAAAGCATAACATACATGAATACTGTGAAATGATTAAAAAATTCGACGAGGAATTCAATACACCTTCAACTCTATGTTTCCCTGATCCAGGACTTGGACCGCTCGAAGAAATATGGTTCACTAAGCAAGAGTTAGTTAAAGTTATAGATGAATTGCTAGAACTCAAAAAGGAAGGGTATCGTTTGTTGAACGCTAAAGAGTATTTGCTTGAAGTTAAGCGTGCATATCTGGGTCTTGACCGACGCATATCGTGTCAAGCGGGTAATTACATGATAAATATCTATTGGAATGGGAAAGTAAAACCGTGTTTCAATAAAAAACCGATGGGCAACGTAAACGATTCTACACCCATTAACTTAATAAACCAAAATTGCGAACTATGTCTTAATCAATGTTTTATAGAATTTTCTTTTATATCAAAGCTTATGAAAGAGAAACGTTTTTTCCGTGTGTATACAGAGTGGGACAATGTATTCAAACAATTCTTTCGCAATTTTATTGAAGGGTAG
- a CDS encoding DNA polymerase subunit beta, giving the protein MMTKKPVRRAERVEVVYDKKHWSLLKELRSMAVQIMETLDQFHLHSIAHGSIARGDVSDKSDIDVFLPDPPSSFIIENALQNTGVSVNRRIVVQATPLYAIKGYIEIDKQRCISFPLVKLRPVEKDFYRFGGETSLSMLKKEMRVSGVDKRLMLIEPTPEGHVESTIVGREEAVAGLLGISVRTVRDRVRALLRRDKIGRTGVFIERELLPNETFEMVLKKLVDQNPAVRRRLKLYGK; this is encoded by the coding sequence GTGATGACTAAGAAACCGGTAAGGCGTGCCGAACGCGTAGAGGTTGTTTACGACAAGAAACATTGGAGCCTGTTGAAGGAACTACGGTCTATGGCAGTTCAGATAATGGAGACTCTTGATCAGTTTCATTTGCACTCTATTGCACACGGAAGCATTGCGCGAGGCGACGTTTCAGACAAGAGCGACATCGACGTGTTTCTGCCAGACCCTCCCTCCTCTTTCATCATAGAAAACGCTCTTCAAAATACTGGTGTCTCCGTTAATCGTCGAATTGTTGTGCAAGCTACGCCACTATATGCCATCAAAGGTTACATCGAGATCGATAAACAAAGGTGTATATCATTTCCACTCGTAAAACTTCGCCCTGTAGAGAAAGACTTCTACAGATTTGGCGGCGAAACATCTCTTTCGATGCTTAAAAAAGAAATGCGCGTCTCAGGTGTAGACAAAAGACTTATGTTAATTGAACCCACGCCGGAGGGTCACGTTGAAAGCACCATTGTGGGACGAGAAGAAGCAGTTGCTGGTCTTTTAGGCATTTCTGTCCGCACAGTCCGCGATCGCGTTCGCGCCCTTTTACGTCGCGACAAGATTGGCAGAACAGGAGTCTTCATAGAGAGAGAACTGTTACCGAATGAAACTTTCGAGATGGTTCTGAAGAAACTTGTCGATCAGAATCCTGCAGTCCGTAGACGTCTCAAGCTTTATGGAAAATAG
- a CDS encoding mRNA surveillance protein pelota encodes MKTLKMNIKKGVVKVSPDSLDDLWHLYNIILKGDEVHARTTREIRVEERYARPKRGKRVPVFLGVKVEKVLWDKSLNRLRIHGIVCKAPEKINVKGEHHTLNVAMNRPITIVKSEWSKHQIDRLHRASRAKGAPLIVMSIDDEEFCVAVLRQYGVDVKVEEKTRLPGKLEAEKRTSAVRGFFKSALKSLEEVWIPLRSPIVIIGPGFMKNNFAKYINGEVSDVAGAVIDVKGVNSGGLAGIQEALRSGVFTKALKHVRVAEETKVIEEVLERLGKGRSDVTYGFVEVEKASLFGAVEKLLLADTALREAPDEKRTALEKLMREVEQRGGQITVISTEHEAGAKLLGLGGIAALLRFQMG; translated from the coding sequence TTGAAAACTCTGAAGATGAACATCAAAAAGGGCGTTGTGAAGGTTTCGCCAGACAGCTTAGACGATCTCTGGCACTTGTATAACATAATTCTTAAAGGTGACGAAGTGCATGCGCGAACTACCCGTGAAATAAGGGTTGAAGAACGTTATGCACGTCCAAAAAGAGGGAAGCGAGTACCGGTTTTTTTGGGGGTAAAAGTTGAAAAAGTGCTTTGGGACAAAAGCTTGAATCGACTAAGGATACATGGAATCGTCTGCAAGGCACCTGAGAAGATAAACGTGAAGGGCGAGCATCACACACTAAACGTAGCTATGAACAGGCCCATAACCATTGTGAAATCCGAGTGGTCTAAGCATCAAATTGACCGACTGCACAGGGCAAGTCGAGCTAAGGGGGCACCTCTCATTGTGATGTCTATAGACGACGAAGAATTTTGTGTAGCTGTTTTGAGACAGTACGGCGTCGACGTTAAGGTGGAGGAAAAGACGAGGCTTCCGGGGAAGTTGGAGGCTGAAAAAAGGACAAGTGCAGTGCGTGGGTTTTTTAAATCCGCTCTAAAATCATTGGAGGAAGTGTGGATTCCCCTTCGTAGCCCAATTGTCATAATTGGTCCCGGATTTATGAAAAACAATTTTGCCAAGTATATCAATGGCGAAGTTTCAGATGTTGCAGGTGCTGTCATCGACGTAAAGGGCGTAAACAGCGGAGGCTTGGCTGGAATACAAGAAGCGTTGCGTTCAGGAGTCTTTACGAAGGCGTTGAAGCATGTGCGAGTAGCTGAAGAAACCAAGGTCATAGAGGAAGTGCTTGAGCGACTTGGAAAAGGGAGATCAGACGTAACGTATGGATTCGTCGAGGTGGAGAAAGCAAGCTTGTTTGGCGCCGTTGAAAAGCTTCTATTAGCAGATACAGCGTTAAGGGAGGCACCAGACGAAAAGAGAACGGCTCTAGAAAAGCTCATGAGAGAAGTTGAACAAAGGGGCGGACAAATCACCGTCATTAGCACAGAACATGAAGCAGGAGCAAAACTGCTCGGATTAGGCGGTATCGCTGCTCTTCTTCGCTTTCAAATGGGTTAA
- a CDS encoding DNA primase encodes MGTSQSITVKYMIRAKFEVEGVVEKSDAIGAVFGQTEGLFGPELDLRELQKSGRIGRIEIQLKSEKDKTTGALLIPTSLDRVSTVILAASLESIDRVGPCAAKVTIEKIEDIRNARRTAIIKRAKEILHKWTIEAIPGTEEIFREVSETLRLARVEAYGPEKLTAGPDIESAKEIIIVEGRADIINLLRCGIQNVIAVEGAKIPQSIIKLSKEKEATAFLDGDRGGDLILKELLQVTNIKYVARAPSGKEVEELTPKQVATALQHRVPIGRPKAKRPRERQRMLVPKRIVEVTKELDGTLEAVLFDVKMKKMERLPVSKLAEKLQQTKDVDTVVFDGVITQRLVDVANEKNIKYLVAARVSDAVQQPLGIHLLTFTDVRG; translated from the coding sequence ATGGGAACATCACAGTCGATTACTGTAAAGTATATGATCCGCGCGAAATTCGAAGTAGAGGGCGTTGTTGAAAAATCGGATGCAATCGGAGCTGTTTTTGGTCAAACAGAAGGATTGTTTGGACCTGAACTGGACCTCCGAGAACTCCAAAAATCAGGAAGAATCGGAAGAATAGAAATCCAGCTAAAATCGGAAAAAGACAAAACCACGGGCGCTTTACTCATCCCCACTAGCTTAGACAGAGTCTCCACAGTCATTCTTGCAGCAAGCCTTGAGAGCATAGATAGAGTAGGACCATGCGCAGCAAAGGTCACCATAGAAAAAATCGAGGACATACGCAACGCAAGGCGGACGGCAATCATCAAGAGAGCAAAAGAAATCCTCCACAAATGGACCATCGAAGCCATTCCAGGTACCGAGGAAATCTTTAGAGAAGTTTCAGAAACTTTAAGACTAGCCAGAGTTGAAGCATATGGACCGGAAAAACTAACAGCTGGACCAGACATTGAAAGCGCAAAAGAAATAATAATCGTCGAGGGAAGAGCCGACATAATAAACCTGTTAAGATGCGGCATACAAAACGTCATAGCCGTTGAAGGCGCCAAAATACCGCAAAGCATCATAAAACTGTCCAAAGAAAAGGAAGCTACAGCATTCCTAGACGGAGACAGAGGAGGAGACCTCATACTCAAAGAGTTACTACAAGTGACCAACATCAAATATGTGGCTAGAGCTCCTTCAGGCAAGGAAGTGGAGGAGTTAACTCCCAAACAGGTTGCGACGGCCCTCCAGCACAGAGTACCTATTGGAAGACCCAAAGCTAAGAGACCGCGAGAACGCCAAAGGATGCTCGTTCCAAAACGAATTGTTGAAGTTACCAAAGAACTTGATGGAACATTAGAAGCAGTTTTGTTTGATGTAAAAATGAAAAAAATGGAGCGACTGCCAGTGAGTAAACTTGCGGAAAAACTTCAACAGACCAAGGATGTGGACACCGTGGTCTTTGATGGTGTAATTACACAAAGACTTGTAGACGTGGCGAATGAAAAAAACATCAAGTATCTTGTTGCGGCTCGTGTTTCAGATGCAGTACAACAGCCGTTAGGCATCCATCTGCTAACCTTCACGGACGTGAGAGGTTAG
- a CDS encoding toprim domain-containing protein: protein MLSTSLKRRVEKVLRLLDRLAKESAKGTPIIVEGRKDVNTLRDLAIKGDIISAKTSGRSLLDVLVEVEKRSKHEVILLMDFDRRGKEWTKHLTQHFEKMRIKPNLFFWKGLLSLVGRDVRDIEGLATYLENLKKKCGNRI, encoded by the coding sequence GTGTTGTCAACTAGCCTAAAGAGACGAGTAGAAAAAGTTTTGAGGCTTCTGGACAGACTCGCAAAAGAATCAGCCAAGGGTACTCCAATAATCGTAGAAGGACGAAAAGACGTGAACACCCTACGCGATTTAGCGATAAAAGGCGACATCATCTCGGCAAAAACTTCTGGAAGGTCCCTCCTCGATGTCCTTGTTGAAGTAGAAAAGCGAAGTAAACACGAGGTCATCCTTTTGATGGATTTTGACCGACGCGGCAAAGAATGGACCAAACACTTGACACAACATTTTGAAAAAATGAGAATCAAACCCAACCTGTTTTTCTGGAAAGGACTCCTAAGCCTTGTGGGACGAGACGTTAGGGACATCGAAGGCTTGGCAACATACCTGGAAAACTTGAAGAAAAAATGTGGAAATAGGATCTGA
- a CDS encoding tyrosine--tRNA ligase, with translation MDVEQRTSLVTRNTDEVVTPEELRVLLETKTKPKAYWGFELSGLMHIGFGLACGSKIKDMIKAGFKFVIFLADWHSWINNKLGGNMENIHTCGEYFKQGFTALGIKPDSVQYLWASDIAKDIEYWEKVVRIAKSVSLQRTWRALPIMGREMSLTDVETAWMYYPCMQAADIFHLDLDVACAGMDQRKAHMLAREAADKLHRKKPVCVHTHLLMGLQEPEKAKGKFDENANINLQISSKMSKSIPGSCIFIHDTPNEIKTKIRAAYCPPKQAQGNPVLELTEYAVFTERKTMEIPRPPKYGGPEIFESYEEMEKAYVEGKLHPLDLKNGVAEALIEILKPARDHFQKHPQMLEKMVKIGVTR, from the coding sequence TTGGACGTCGAGCAGAGGACAAGCCTTGTTACAAGAAACACAGACGAGGTTGTAACCCCTGAAGAGCTACGCGTATTATTAGAGACTAAGACTAAGCCAAAAGCTTACTGGGGCTTCGAACTAAGCGGTCTGATGCACATCGGTTTCGGTCTAGCCTGCGGCTCAAAAATTAAAGACATGATAAAAGCCGGCTTCAAATTCGTCATTTTTCTCGCCGATTGGCACTCATGGATAAACAACAAGCTAGGCGGCAACATGGAAAACATCCACACCTGCGGCGAATATTTCAAGCAAGGCTTCACCGCGCTTGGAATCAAGCCAGATAGTGTACAGTATCTCTGGGCTTCCGACATAGCGAAAGACATAGAATATTGGGAAAAAGTTGTCAGAATAGCCAAAAGCGTCTCGCTTCAAAGAACGTGGCGAGCGTTACCCATCATGGGTCGAGAAATGAGCTTAACAGACGTTGAGACTGCTTGGATGTACTACCCCTGCATGCAGGCCGCAGATATCTTCCACCTAGACCTCGACGTAGCATGTGCAGGAATGGATCAAAGAAAAGCCCACATGCTAGCAAGAGAAGCCGCAGACAAACTTCACAGAAAAAAACCCGTATGCGTCCATACGCATCTACTCATGGGACTCCAAGAACCAGAAAAAGCCAAAGGGAAATTCGATGAAAACGCAAACATAAACCTGCAAATCAGCTCAAAAATGTCCAAAAGCATACCCGGAAGCTGCATATTCATTCACGACACACCAAACGAGATTAAAACAAAAATAAGGGCAGCCTACTGCCCGCCTAAACAAGCCCAAGGAAACCCAGTACTTGAATTAACTGAATATGCAGTGTTCACGGAAAGGAAAACTATGGAAATTCCACGACCGCCTAAATATGGAGGCCCGGAAATCTTTGAAAGCTATGAGGAGATGGAGAAAGCATATGTTGAAGGTAAGCTTCATCCACTCGACCTAAAAAATGGCGTCGCAGAAGCTCTCATAGAAATCCTGAAGCCAGCTAGAGACCACTTCCAAAAACACCCACAAATGTTGGAAAAAATGGTGAAAATAGGCGTCACAAGGTAA
- a CDS encoding phenylalanine--tRNA ligase subunit beta: MPVITLNKNRFCSFIGRSITAEEMAKWLPWLGTSLEETGPDYVKIEFNPNRIDFSSYAGVARAFCGLMEWKTGLPKYKVQKGKIVVNVDSTVSNVRPHILGAVIRNIRLDMDSIAELMEMQEDLHWGIGRDRKKASIGVHNLDRVQPPFTYTTGDPNTAKFVPLDKTTEMSLKEILEEHEKGKGYRHLVDWAPKYPLLIDRKGRVLSMPPIINGELTRVDSLTQNLFIDVTGPDINALARGMNVLVTALADMGGSVESVQVKYPDHTVVSPDLTAQQMKLRISYANKLLGLKLSESQAVRSLRKCRLDAKRVGKGVLEVSIPAYRTDILHEVDLVEEVAIGYGYFRLKPTKPTTVTTGKQHRAEEVANHVRQIMIGLGFTEVMNFILTNEVVHYEKMRKNISKMVRLANPVSAEYSIAREDLLPSLMKNLADNRHESYPQRIFEVSDVIKIKEKAETRSERKLHVAAVSSHPTANFTEIKSYTEALLTNLGLTGWKIKEATHPSFLEGRVAAIHVKRRKIGILGEIHPEVLNNFELENPTSAFEIDLEENL; the protein is encoded by the coding sequence ATGCCGGTAATTACCTTGAACAAAAATCGCTTCTGCTCATTCATTGGCCGATCAATTACTGCAGAGGAAATGGCTAAATGGCTTCCTTGGCTTGGCACAAGCTTAGAAGAAACCGGACCAGACTATGTAAAAATCGAATTTAACCCCAACCGCATAGACTTCTCCAGCTATGCTGGTGTGGCAAGGGCGTTTTGCGGACTTATGGAATGGAAAACCGGATTACCCAAATATAAGGTACAAAAAGGAAAAATCGTCGTAAACGTGGATTCAACAGTATCCAACGTTAGGCCTCACATACTAGGTGCGGTTATACGCAACATAAGGCTTGACATGGATTCTATAGCAGAGCTTATGGAAATGCAGGAAGACCTCCACTGGGGCATAGGCAGAGACAGAAAAAAAGCTTCAATCGGCGTGCACAACCTAGACAGGGTTCAACCCCCTTTCACATACACAACCGGCGACCCAAACACAGCTAAATTCGTTCCACTGGACAAAACAACAGAAATGAGTCTGAAGGAAATATTGGAAGAGCATGAGAAGGGCAAAGGGTATCGACACTTGGTGGATTGGGCTCCCAAATATCCATTACTCATCGATAGGAAAGGAAGAGTTCTCTCCATGCCGCCCATTATCAACGGTGAATTGACACGGGTTGACAGCCTAACGCAAAATCTGTTCATCGATGTAACTGGTCCCGACATCAACGCGTTAGCTAGGGGCATGAACGTTTTAGTCACCGCTCTTGCAGATATGGGTGGCTCCGTTGAAAGTGTTCAAGTTAAATATCCAGATCACACCGTGGTCTCTCCTGATCTAACAGCTCAACAAATGAAGTTAAGAATCAGCTACGCTAACAAGCTGCTTGGGCTCAAACTTTCAGAGTCGCAGGCTGTACGAAGCCTCCGGAAGTGCAGGTTAGATGCGAAGAGAGTGGGTAAGGGGGTCTTAGAGGTTTCAATTCCCGCCTATCGAACCGACATATTGCACGAGGTTGACTTAGTTGAAGAGGTGGCTATCGGCTACGGTTATTTCAGATTGAAGCCAACTAAGCCGACAACTGTGACGACAGGCAAGCAGCATAGGGCAGAAGAAGTGGCAAACCATGTTCGGCAAATCATGATTGGACTAGGCTTCACAGAAGTGATGAACTTCATTCTCACAAACGAAGTAGTTCATTATGAAAAAATGAGAAAGAATATCAGCAAGATGGTTAGGCTTGCAAACCCCGTCTCCGCAGAATATTCTATAGCCCGAGAGGATTTGTTACCCAGTTTGATGAAGAACCTAGCGGATAACAGACATGAAAGCTATCCTCAACGAATCTTTGAAGTTTCCGACGTGATAAAGATTAAAGAAAAAGCTGAAACCCGCAGCGAAAGAAAGCTTCACGTGGCAGCTGTCTCCTCACACCCAACCGCAAACTTCACCGAAATAAAATCCTACACAGAAGCGTTACTCACCAACCTAGGCTTAACAGGGTGGAAGATCAAGGAAGCAACACATCCAAGCTTCTTAGAGGGCAGAGTAGCAGCAATCCATGTTAAACGAAGGAAAATAGGCATTTTAGGAGAAATACATCCAGAAGTTCTCAACAACTTTGAACTAGAAAACCCAACCAGCGCATTCGAAATCGACCTCGAAGAGAACTTATAG
- a CDS encoding phenylalanine--tRNA ligase subunit alpha produces MSELRENEQKTLLTLEKLGGRSHVDQIVKASGLAHAAVMRAALSLSTKKLLRVHEQKQTTIALSEEGREHAEKELPERRLIRALIKLGSEATVEETINEAALERNFTTIALGWLHRKNWVTLKGNVLKTSGEPPMEVDEKLLSILQEKGSLLIERLSKEMKNAAYVLKKRKLIELDEKTLRELELTEAGWELVKRGIKTVEEVSQLTPELILSKKWQKIKLRKFDVTAPGPVVYPGKIHPMQEIIQMVREAFLEMGFTEIRGPIVQTAFWNFDALFQPQDHPAREMMDTFYLAQPKEGRLPRKNFVDVVAKTHENGWITGSRGWQYKWDPEEAKRLIMRTHTTAVTIHYLAEHREPPVKVFSVDRIYRNERLDYKHLAELYQIEGIIMDKNVTLRDLIGTLKEFYLKLGLKRVEFWPSYFPYTEPSAQATAYVPELKTWIELCGMGIFRPEVVQPFGIKYPVLAWGGGLERLVMLKLGVDDIRFLYKNDLGWIRRRPVCR; encoded by the coding sequence ATGAGTGAACTCAGAGAAAATGAACAAAAAACCTTGCTGACATTGGAGAAGCTTGGAGGAAGAAGCCATGTTGACCAGATTGTCAAAGCCAGTGGCTTGGCACATGCAGCTGTAATGCGCGCAGCGCTTTCGCTTTCCACAAAGAAGCTATTACGAGTCCATGAACAAAAGCAGACGACTATCGCATTAAGCGAGGAAGGAAGAGAGCACGCGGAGAAGGAACTTCCGGAAAGACGTCTGATCCGTGCATTGATCAAGCTTGGAAGTGAAGCCACCGTTGAAGAAACCATCAACGAAGCAGCACTAGAAAGGAACTTCACAACCATAGCGCTAGGGTGGTTGCACCGTAAGAATTGGGTGACCCTGAAAGGAAACGTGTTGAAAACATCTGGAGAACCTCCGATGGAAGTTGACGAAAAGCTTCTAAGCATTCTACAGGAAAAAGGTTCGCTACTTATCGAGCGCCTAAGTAAAGAAATGAAAAATGCGGCCTACGTCTTGAAGAAACGAAAACTCATAGAACTAGACGAAAAAACCTTGAGAGAACTGGAGTTAACTGAAGCCGGGTGGGAACTGGTCAAACGTGGAATAAAAACGGTTGAAGAAGTCAGTCAACTAACTCCTGAGCTCATCCTATCCAAAAAGTGGCAGAAGATAAAACTCAGAAAGTTTGACGTAACCGCGCCAGGCCCAGTCGTATATCCTGGAAAGATTCACCCGATGCAAGAAATAATCCAGATGGTCCGAGAGGCTTTTCTTGAGATGGGCTTCACTGAGATTAGAGGTCCTATTGTTCAAACAGCCTTTTGGAACTTCGACGCCTTGTTCCAGCCTCAAGATCATCCAGCCAGAGAGATGATGGACACCTTCTATCTGGCACAACCAAAAGAAGGCAGATTGCCGAGAAAAAACTTTGTAGACGTGGTCGCTAAAACGCATGAAAACGGATGGATAACTGGATCAAGAGGTTGGCAGTACAAATGGGATCCTGAAGAAGCTAAGAGGCTCATAATGCGGACACACACAACTGCAGTTACGATCCACTACCTCGCCGAACATAGAGAACCGCCGGTAAAGGTGTTTTCAGTAGACCGCATATACCGCAACGAAAGACTGGACTACAAACATCTTGCAGAACTCTATCAAATTGAGGGCATAATCATGGATAAGAACGTAACCTTACGAGACTTGATAGGAACATTGAAGGAGTTTTATCTTAAACTCGGATTGAAGAGAGTCGAATTCTGGCCTAGCTACTTCCCTTATACGGAACCGTCTGCGCAAGCCACAGCTTACGTTCCAGAACTTAAAACATGGATTGAACTCTGTGGAATGGGCATATTTCGCCCAGAAGTTGTGCAACCCTTCGGCATCAAATACCCTGTGTTAGCTTGGGGAGGCGGATTAGAACGTCTAGTTATGCTGAAACTTGGCGTAGACGACATTCGATTCTTATATAAAAATGACCTCGGCTGGATAAGGAGGCGCCCGGTATGCCGGTAA
- the trpS gene encoding tryptophan--tRNA ligase — protein sequence MSVTNNRKTVLDPFGTTVVQDYERLYEEFGIQPLKPLLDRIPNPSMYMRRNVVFGHRDFERLLDAMKSNEPFAVMSGIKPTGEFHLGTLMTAREVIYFQQQGATAFYCIADVEAYEDNKIPFEKSEKFAVGNVADLLALGFDPKQGCIYRQYKEQRVKDLAIVFARGATLATMKAIYGERHIGLYLSALVQAGDILMPQLQDFDGPKPTVVPVGIDQDPHIRFTRDLANKFRRKYNFIPPSSTLHKIMKGLDGSPKMSKRDPMGYFTLHEKPETIAKKISNAFTGGRPSVKEQQKLGGIPEICPIYELCMYQFVEDDDEIVEAYHDCKSGKLLCGEHKDWTIEIVLRFVKEHKRRYSKFVDKAREILKVS from the coding sequence ATGTCAGTGACAAATAATAGAAAGACAGTGCTTGACCCTTTTGGAACAACAGTGGTCCAAGACTATGAGCGTCTCTATGAAGAGTTCGGGATTCAACCGTTAAAGCCTCTACTGGATCGAATACCCAATCCAAGCATGTACATGAGACGTAATGTGGTTTTTGGACACAGAGATTTCGAACGATTGCTAGACGCTATGAAAAGCAATGAACCATTCGCCGTGATGAGCGGCATTAAACCAACTGGAGAGTTCCATCTGGGGACTCTTATGACTGCACGTGAGGTTATATATTTCCAGCAACAAGGAGCAACAGCTTTCTACTGCATCGCAGATGTAGAGGCATATGAAGATAATAAAATTCCGTTTGAAAAGAGCGAGAAATTTGCGGTAGGCAACGTTGCAGACCTACTCGCTTTAGGGTTTGATCCAAAGCAGGGCTGCATCTATCGACAGTATAAAGAACAGCGTGTGAAGGATCTGGCCATAGTTTTTGCCAGAGGGGCAACCTTGGCCACAATGAAAGCCATTTATGGTGAACGCCACATTGGACTTTACCTGTCAGCTCTAGTACAGGCTGGAGATATTTTGATGCCACAACTTCAAGATTTTGATGGTCCGAAACCAACAGTTGTACCAGTTGGAATAGATCAGGACCCTCATATACGGTTCACGCGGGATCTTGCGAATAAGTTCCGCCGTAAGTACAATTTTATTCCTCCCTCTTCAACTCTTCACAAAATCATGAAAGGGTTAGATGGATCACCAAAAATGAGCAAACGAGACCCTATGGGCTACTTCACGTTACACGAAAAACCGGAAACCATTGCGAAAAAGATTTCGAACGCGTTCACGGGTGGAAGACCAAGTGTTAAAGAGCAGCAGAAGCTCGGTGGGATTCCCGAGATTTGCCCAATATATGAGCTGTGCATGTACCAGTTTGTAGAAGATGACGATGAAATCGTTGAAGCGTATCATGACTGTAAAAGCGGTAAACTCCTATGCGGGGAACATAAAGATTGGACAATCGAAATCGTCTTGCGCTTTGTGAAAGAGCATAAACGAAGATACAGTAAGTTTGTTGATAAGGCAAGGGAGATATTGAAGGTCTCCTAG